Part of the Capsicum annuum cultivar UCD-10X-F1 chromosome 12, UCD10Xv1.1, whole genome shotgun sequence genome is shown below.
AGGTTTATAACTAATTATAAGTCTTGGCATACCACGTTCTTTTTTAGCAACATTATTAACATAGAAAGCAGTGCACGACCAAggggattttgaaggttttataagacccttttgtaagagattatcaatcaattttttacaaaattcaaCTAACTCTGTGTTCATTTGGTAGGGTCGAGATTTGGTAGGGATTTTATCTTCGCTGAAATCATCTTCATAGGGAAGAGTGATAATATGCTCTTTGCAATTCCAAAAAGCATTAGGGTGATGTAACGACCCGATTTTCAGGAAtcggaacgtcacacggtgctcatgatcccaaagaatgacaagctaaccctctactgatatctatacttgatCACTgcaaaatatagataataaatacggaaactggccataaggcttaaaacatctaaaaatactcaaaactgaaaacagaatactaatacatctgttcgaaaagcctctaaactgtatgaactgtggagttgattggacattaccccaactaactccttcttctaaaaataaactaagtctgatgtgataataaaaaaataaggattatcctcgaatgaagaggactcactgctacgtctactgctccTGACAGGGACTGAGCTGCtaggggtactctggatctcgtacctttgaacctatggtgtcaaataaaacaccatagcgcaaatgcgttagtatgggaatgtaccgagtgtgaagatgaggtaaggctaaatgcaagggcttatgcatgaacaatcaTTTAACTAAATAaccatgagagtactgaatgagaacacatgcatgaatgcacaaattataactgaaatcatcgtgactcaaaatacttCAACTCGGGTACTGCTTTACtaacatctgaactcactactaatactgagatactgaatacatgaatcttctaatattgataactgagtactgaagttgagatcagtcttatctagcgagtgatctcaaaaactgaggatactaaaactgattaaataaatctactcatatcaatgaccgCACTCTGAGTTTGCTACTCTCAACTGATTGaatcagagatcaaacctctctaacggatgatccctgaatcaactatcaatgataagaagagATTATATctaagatcaaacctatctaatagaagatctctgaatctgataatgagaataatcaactaaatctgagaatgagatcaggcttatctaacgggtgatctatgaatctgataatgagactACTCAACCGactctgagactgagatcaagcctatttaacgggtgatctctggatttgataatactgatactgaacaactttatgtgagaccatacctatctagcgggtggttgTTCCTTACTgatataggtgactgtatctgacaatcctgatttctgGTTGTTCCTTACTgatataggtgactgtatctgacaatcctgatttctgagttctactctgaagactgatactgaaactgtaattgtgggagttctcacttaaccgacatgtcccaaatctgaactggtggggtccaacctataaccccagctggaagggtgtcaataccgtgccatagaTAAAGACCTCTACTTttgtcaagcctctctaatgggtgaccctcacagtaagtcaagcctaaggcaatataatagtcaagccttttTCTAATAGGTGACAAGCCCttttctaacgggtgactcctacatcctgcgctggctacgcagttctggagttcagggattgctcctaatgactttGTCTCTCTAATGGGGTGcctccatccctgcactcgctcggtgcttactcctactctcaactgaaagactctgaactaattctcaATTGAACTTAAACTAAGCCAAAtatgatactgatcatatttctcgactAATCTGATTGAGTTATGCTGAATACACTTCATTCCAtatctgacgaaatactactgaatctcatcATCTAACTAAATGATACTAAGCTTGGGATAGATTGCTCGAATACTACCAAGGATTGATCTGAACATTTGATTACTACTAGATTTGAGCTGAGTACTAAattgaggctagaatactagcgacactgagattactgagattactaagagtTTTGGGATTTCCTAGGTTCTGCAACTGTTTGAAATTTCTGATTTCTGTAACTCACTGAGTTTTAAGAattgtggcttgactgagattatcgtgaaaactgacacgggctctagacaacagctaaattgtcgggtataaatgcCCTAGGACtctataacataaaagtaaaacataaccattcatgaccatggacattcattcaccattacaatcattaaagcatttctTGAAACacttaggaatcataaacatgtgataatatagggagacatgctattagctcatactccattcaacaaggcctcgcatcaaatacttagcatgtaaaagagcacataattggggaattttatgctatcatgccacaattcactCACTAagtcttttcaacaaacacttggcatgcatgggctcgcacacaattggggatttcgagtcaacatgctataatggctctaattccttcacataagtattttatcaaacatatagggagcatgctttgcctattcaacaatttctacactaaATTAACATGAACAGATTACTTagcaagcaacttgaagaggatttatcatgaacatcacatgaatatcacatactaggttcaaagcttgaaaaccttgtaaacaaacatgaatcaaaactcaataatagtatggacatcaatttcaacttacataaatcataaaaactcataaaaataagatctttgaaatttagaaaaggattattgagcttcttggatgaaagggacccaagaatcaacatctgcataccttaggaaactctttcttgaaggctcttggagagattcttgatttcttgatttctcttgatttttcttgaagaagaaagaagggttttgattttgtagaaaccttagtttttgatattaaagatgaagaatgaaactgtgagccttgatcggatataaataggggctgaaaagagtgggaaaaagatcaaaaaactcttttaaaatcGAGTTAAAAATGCAAAACTGGGgctgcgatggtccgtcgctagtctaACGGTCCGTCGAATTGTCCGTTGTAAGTCGGTTAGAAAAAGAACAGGCTGCCTTGGTTACGACGGTCAGAGCAACGGTCTGTCGTAAATTCGACGGTCCGacggatcgtccgtcgcacgttggccaagatgaggccacactgcctcagcggtGACGATCCGTCGCAGCCTTAACGATCCGTCGTCCTGGCCTTCACACTTGGGCCAGAAAAaagagttactgccttggttgtgacggtatgggtgatggtccgtcgcaagctcgatggtccatcaacccgtctgtcgcacctgggcggttccgatAGCTCTTTGTAAAACGGCCATCACTTCCTCgttcgatgtcagattttgatgaaattgatatcgatggaaaacttattcaatgatatacatgacaaaaagtcgatattagggaaattatacacgATTCAAAATATTCTTCACTTGGAAAGACACTTCTTACCCTTTTTGGACCgaatttacacttcacttgatacactctaaggctcagactatgagagaattttgcggggtcttacgagtgatcaacataaatatcaacaatTAATTGattagatatcatttttatttttttttggattttcacaGAATTCATTATATCATGAATATTCATACTCATCATTTCAAGCTGTAAGAAATTTACCTGTCGATGCCtcatatcaattaaagcatttatGTCCCTTGTTACTGGATTGGTAACAAAAGGATAGgaaatttcttggattttataAGTAGCCTTGCATCAATATGCGTGTAaggataaataaaatttataaaaggtgttcctaaaataataggaggatataactgattttttactaagaaaaagaaatgcagaatgtaaatattatttctaCATATATGAGCATGAGGTAGATCGAGTTTTttatcaatatattttatttaaagtagtatttatatatattgaatgatacatatatatgtgtatatatcttctatagacgtatatatttaacgtatacatgtgtatatgttttataaattagtatataactatatatatctatatctatatctatatctatatctatatatatatagatatatatatatatatatatatatatatatattgtagtatgtatatatattgtagtattttttatttaaagtagtacatatatattgaatggtgcgtatatatatgtatatatcttcaatagacatatatatttaatgtatacatgtgtatatgttttataaattagtatataactatatatataaatattgtagtgtatatatattgtagtatatgttttatttaaagtagtacatatattgaatggtatatatatgtgtgtatatatattctatagacgtatatatttaatatatacatgtgtatatgttttataaattagtatataactNNNNNNNNNNNNNNNNNNNNNNNNNNNNNNNNNNNNNNNNNNNNNNNNNNNNNNNNNNNNNNNNNNNNNNNNNNNNNNNNNNNNNNNNNNNNNNNNNNNNtagtatatattttatttaaagtagtacgtatagtcgtatatattgaatgttatgtctatatgtgtaattgtgtatatgtgtatgcATTTTTAAATTCTAacgtagtatatactatatatataatgtacatatattgtttaatgtatttaaaatgtatatagatggGTATACAAAGTGTATATTAGAAaaagactatttttttttttataatttgacCATATTTTAAACCGAGTTtgatcgggtttaggtgggttagacCGGGCTGGGCTAAGTGAgccggttcagggttgttttttaaaaaattactattgGACCCAAAATCGGCCCAGCCCACTTAACCAGGTCCAGAATCGACCCAGCCCACAAACCGATTAAAATTAATGGGTCAGTTCCGGGTtgacccggcccggcccacttaacacccctaatttaaaatttaaaatatcccAGAAAATTGTGTGTCATAGGTCAAATATGagtggctttagatatttgaccccaataagaaatgtctttaaagaataatcttccttactttttaagtatagtacaagtaccatttacccctctacacctcaaatatatttttaaaatttttcatacttatttgtctctcaaattttattttttattattttcactttttatttttttatttaatttattattctattttttattatttttattttttatttttttatttaatttttttattttcaatttttatttttttcctttaattttattttcatgatttaattcatttgtctcaaactttattttttatcttttttttttcctcaggcattatctatttcttttattttccttttttttttaattcaattgtctttaacctttatttttcttttattttttatttttatcagttctcttttattttcctcatttttctcaaactttatttttatttttacctctcattttttattttctcaattttgttaattctttgctttttttcttaatctttatttttttcttgcctttttttttctcactattcttttatttctctattttgtttgatcgcttttttctttttccagttCTCTTTTTCCCCCtcattttttcaaactttattttaatttttcctctcatttttatttttcttaatttttttaattgttcactcttttcttgatctttatgttttttcttttacttttttctctcaatcttttttttatttctctaatttatttgataacttttttctgttttctcaacatctattatattttgctaataaacaaaaaattggataatccataaagaaattttctttttttgacatcaaagcaaatttaagggaatgaattgttgttacgaagttctttgaaaattttagagataagtcgtgtctctaaggcgagagttgtagaatatctcataaataaagacatgatgtggtagtgtcaactcttgtccgtggggcataatttattatttgaaagtccttgagcagagtattgcctctaaggcaagagttatagagcatcccataaatgaagacataactgGTAGTGACTACTCTTGCCGGtgaggcataatttattatttgaaagtccttgaactaagtcttatctctaaggcaagagttgtagaacatcccataaataaagacataaagtggtagtgtcaactcttgcccgtgggacataatttgtagtttgaaagtccttgagctaagttttgcctctaaggcaatagttgtagaacatctcataaatgaaaatataacgtggtagagtcaactcttgcccgtggagcataatttgtagtttcaaagtccttgagctaattaagtcttgcctctaaggcaatagttgtagaacatctcataaatgaaaacataacgtggtagagtcaactcttgtccgtggcgcataatttatagtttgaaagtccttgagctaagtcttgcttctaatgcaatagttgtagaacatctcataaatgaaaacataacgtggtagagtcaactcttgcccgtggggcataatttgtagtttgaaagtccttgagctaattaagtcttgcctctaagacaatagttgtagaacatctcataaataaaaacacaaCATGGTAGaatcaacttttgcccgtggggtatgatttgtagtttgaaagtccttgagctaagtcttgcctctaaggcaatagttgtagaacatctcataaatgaaaatataacgtggtagagttaactcttgcccgcggggcataatttgtagtttgaaagtccttgagccaagtattgcctctaaggcaatagttgtagaacatctcataaatgaaaatataacgtggtagagttaattCTTGCCcgtgatgcataatttgtagtttgaaggtccttgagttaagtcttgcctctaaggcaatagttgtagaacatttcgtaaatgaaaatataatgtgatagagtcaattcttgcccgtggggcataatttgctgtttgaaagtccttgagctaagttttgtctctaaggcaatagttgtagaatatctcataaatgaaaatataacgtggtagagtcaactcttgtccgtggggagtaatttgttgtttgaaagtccttaagctaagtcttgtctctaaggcaatagttgtagaacatctcataaatgaaaacataacgtggtggNNNNNNNNNNNNNNNNNNNNNNNNNNNNNNNNNNNNNNNNNNNNNNNNNNNNNNNNNNNNNNNNNNNNNNNNNNNNNNNNNNNNNNNNNNNNNNNNNNNNtgaaagtccttgagctaagttttgtctctaaggcaatagttgtagaatatctcataaatgaaaatataacgtggtagagtcaactcttgtccgtggggagtaatttgttgtttgaaagtccttaagctaagtcttgtctctaaggcaatagttgtagaacatctcataaatgaaaacataacgtggtagactcaactcttgcccgtggtgtataatttgtagtttgaaagtccttgagctaagtcttgcctctaaggcaatagttgtacaatatctcataaatgaaaacataacgtggtagagttaactcttgtccgtggggcataatttgttgtttgaaagtccttgagccaagtcttacctctaagacaatagttgtagaatatctcataaatgaaaacataatgttgTAGAGTCAACTCCCGTGGAGcttaatttgtagtttgaaagtccttgagctaagtcttgcctctaaggcaatagttgtagaaatctcataaatgaaaacataacgtggtagagtcaactcttgcccgtgggacataatttgttgcttgaaagtctttaagctaagtcttgcctccaaggcaataattgtagaacatctcataaaccaaaatacaatgtggtagtgtcaactctttcccatgaaacataacttattatttgaaagtcataagtcttgcctctacattgtagtagtgtcaactcttacccatgaaacgTAACTTATTGTTCAAAAGTCATAAATCttacctttataatgtgatagtgtcaactcttactcaggagatgtaacttgaatggaagaaattgaagaaaagaacaaaaataataaaattacgataaaagaagaaaataaaaaaaaatatttaaaaaataaaaatcaaagaaaatgtagaagttgagagaggatcgaaaaaaaaagattgattaaaaaaataaagattaaataaaaataaaggtcgagaaaaatttaaaaagaaaaaaaaatcaaagaaaaataattttttttttttttttataaaagtagacgtggaaagatgtaaagaaaaaagtaatgattgagaaaacctaaaaagaataaaaataaggaaagaaaaaataaaaaataaaaataatataaaagaaaaaaaaaagttgagaggaaaaaagtaagggttgagaaaataaaaataaaaataaaaaataaaaatcacaataaaactaaaaagagaaaaaactaaaagttgaaagatataaataaggagttgttatccattatgaggattatttatctaatttactccattgattagggtcaattttgtccaaaacaatattaattaatagataaagactattttaaagaaatttttttatttgaatctaaaatttaaaagtcaccctaatttgggtttatttttgagattcacccAAAATATCCTTCCTTGACCCTACCTCAACTATGGTCACTTTAACTGAATTAACATCAATGCTGCCCTACGTACCAAAGGCCCGCTATATAAATGCCAACAACTTGCTTACATTCATCATTCCGACAAATCACTTCATACACTTCTCTCTAATATAATCTCTCTCTTCTTCCAAACACCAAATCTATTACAGAATTTAGGCTTATATccagaaactaaaaaaaaaaaattacacagtatattctatatatataaagaaagagATGGCTGAACAAAATTTGCCACTAATAGCAAAGAAATTCTGGAATATTGTACGAGTAGCCTTTTTCATGTTGAGGAAAAGCATATCAAAGGGGAAACTAATGCTAGATTTCAACTTAATTATGAAGCGCGGCAAAATCGCTAGCAAAACCGCCATACAAAATCTCATGTTCCACCACATGACCCACCAATGGTTATTCGCCAAGACTCATCGTGGTCGTGATAAAAATTTACCTTTCTCTCCTCCGCACAACGAGTACGAATTCAGCTGCAGTAACAGCCCGAATTTCCACCTCCCTTTCAACAtcaacaagaaaaacaaaaataactatCTTTTCTGGCAGTCGCAGGCATATAATGTGCCTTCAACCGTGACTCATGAGGATGACGTGATAATGGTAAATGCGGCTGTGATGAAAGCGTTGGAGATGATTCATGAGAGTGAAACGGCGTCCCCCGCAACAAATTACTTGCCCGGGTTTGGTACAACGCCTATGGTGAGGCAACTTCGAGTCACTGACTCGCCGTTTCCGCTAAATGTGGAAGAAGATAGCCGTGTTGATGAGGCAGCTGAAGTATTTATTTCCAAGTTCTACAGAAATTTGAGGTGGCAAGCCTCGCCGtgtgcttaatttttttttttgaaaaaagggtCTGATGTACTAAGGTTTTCGCCATGTGCGTGGTCGGggaaatagtatatatatttaagggTTTTGAAGTAATTTTGATGCATGGGAAAATATAGAAAGCTTAATAAGTACTATGTAAGTATGAAGATTGGGAGCTGTGAATAGTGTATGTGCAGCTTGTTTGCGTGTACATATATATGATTTCCGTTCTCTCTTCAAGACTTTGCTATTTTGTTTAATTTCTGGTATTTTGGAAATCTACAtgcaagaaaataaaatgattagTATTTAAATTAAATGTAATCTTCTCCTCTCCTCgctctttttattttctcctgATGCTGTAATGTTTTCTAATTTAAGGTAACATAAGGGGTCGTTGGCTGGACGGGATAAGTTTATATGATTAAGCTTGCGAGCAGACTGATGGCAAAAATTTGTTTATACCAGTTAATCAAAcgttatataaatttatttatatcatttgTTCCCATCACTCGtagaattaaataattttaaaatgcgATTCTAGAATAATTTAATCTGCGTATTCAATTAATCCAAAAATTTTGACGTAGTAAATTTCCTATTCATTCTTTTTTCTTGAGTActaccttctttattttttcttggaaatAGCAGAAGAAGAGGGTTGTCAAAGACCATTCTTACTAATTACTCCCTTTGTACTTCATTTAGCTTTTACTTTTACTGggaaattaatttataaaataataatcaatattaaatgtaaaataaggaggaaaaatatatcttttcttgatatatcaaaaataacaaataaaaataaaaatttaattaaaaaataagtgtcaaataattttgaatagaggGGTATCATTTTATGTAACCTTATTTGACTTGTTAAGAGGAAAACAAAAGATTTTGAAACTCATAATTTGCATGCTTATAATAATTATATGATTCTCCGTCAATCTTTACTTgtacattatattaaaaatagttttcaattttttttgttcagtttaaaaaattaagagataatttattatattatgtatttta
Proteins encoded:
- the LOC107851622 gene encoding uncharacterized protein LOC107851622, translated to MAEQNLPLIAKKFWNIVRVAFFMLRKSISKGKLMLDFNLIMKRGKIASKTAIQNLMFHHMTHQWLFAKTHRGRDKNLPFSPPHNEYEFSCSNSPNFHLPFNINKKNKNNYLFWQSQAYNVPSTVTHEDDVIMVNAAVMKALEMIHESETASPATNYLPGFGTTPMVRQLRVTDSPFPLNVEEDSRVDEAAEVFISKFYRNLRWQASPCA